The window GAGGCGCGCCAGAGCCGCCGCCTCGGGGCTCCCGACGAGCGACCGCAGCAGCGCCGGCAGCGGCAGCGTCGAGACCAGCTTCTCGTACCGAATCTCGGCGCCGCCGGCGAGCCGCACGACGCGCGCCGCGACGTCCACTTCCTCGACCGCCGCGCCGCAGCGCAGCGCGTCGGCGACGCGCGCCGCGAACGTCGCGGGCAGCGCGCCGATGCCCCCTTCGCGCGGGTAGAAGAAGCTCGGGTTGTACCCCAGCCCCTTGACCTTCAGCCCGAGCGCGCCGCGCACGACCTCCTCGAGGCTCGGCCGCGGCACCGACCAGCCGACCCACTCCGCGGTCATCTCGTCCGGGGCGACGCCGTACAGCTTCGCGTTGTACGGGAGCAGGAACTCCTCGGCGATCCCCTCCCCGAACGTCTCGCGCGCCCACGCGCCGAACGGCCCCGCGCCCCCTTTCGGCGCCGCGGCGCGCGAGGCGGCGACGAAGTCGAGCAGGCAGCGGGCGACGACCTCCGCCGGCAGGCCGTGCAGGTTCGCTTGAAACGGGAAGTCGAGCAGCGCGCCGCGGGCGAAGATCTTCGCCCGGCGCTCGACGGCCATGAGGCGGTCGCCGAGCAGCGCCCCGACGAGGGCGATCGTCTCCTGATCGCGGAGATGGAGGTAGTGCCCGGTGTAGTCGAACGTGAACGGGCCGACCCGCCGCGAGCGGGCCAGGCCGCCCGGCTCGCTCTCCCGCTCGACGACGACCGCCGCGGCGCGCGGCGCGTA of the bacterium genome contains:
- a CDS encoding NAD(P)-binding protein; the encoded protein is MIVVLGGGLAGLSTALHLRRYAPRAAAVVVERESEPGGLARSRRVGPFTFDYTGHYLHLRDQETIALVGALLGDRLMAVERRAKIFARGALLDFPFQANLHGLPAEVVARCLLDFVAASRAAAPKGGAGPFGAWARETFGEGIAEEFLLPYNAKLYGVAPDEMTAEWVGWSVPRPSLEEVVRGALGLKVKGLGYNPSFFYPREGGIGALPATFAARVADALRCGAAVEEVDVAARVVRLAGGAEIRYEKLVSTLPLPALLRSLVGSPEAAALARLAPGLRAAGVVELALGVDRPALAGGLHWIYFPDPRTPFYRVGFPSNVASSLAPSGHGTISVEFPLAAGSAPPTRETLLAAARAGLEAAGILDGSESIVAADVAPINPAYVIHDPRRTPLVEEALRRLAALGIRSIGRFGGWTYSSMVRAIIEGRTAAAALAEGR